From Tachypleus tridentatus isolate NWPU-2018 chromosome 8, ASM421037v1, whole genome shotgun sequence, a single genomic window includes:
- the LOC143222378 gene encoding uncharacterized protein LOC143222378: MKISGTSSSPSTSALLLLLFLALTPEVAKPSQTTTTTETVQFEANADYGDKSLVPISQSSSLKDVKEIYKRSSTFFGLRGKRQDFDEKRESPFFGLRGKKEDFDEKRTSPFFGLRGKKKILMKKEKVRFLA, translated from the exons ATGAAAATAAGTGGGACATCTTCGTCTCCGAGCACTTCCGCTcttctgttattgttgtttttggcGTTGACACCAGAAGTCGCCAAACCCAGTCAAACTACAACAACAACGGAAACTGTCCAATTTGAG GCAAATGCTGATTATGGAGATAAAAGTCTTGTACCTATCAGTCAATCATCTTCTCTGAAGGAtgtaaaagaaatttataaacgttcaaGCActtttttcggcttaagaggaaaaagaCAGGATTTTGATGAAAAAAGAGAAAGTCCGTTTTttggcttaagaggaaaaaaagaagaTTTTGACGAGAAAAGAACAAGTCCGTTTTttggcttaagaggaaaaaagaagattttgatgaaaaaagAGAAAGTCCGTTTTttggcttaa
- the LOC143224145 gene encoding uncharacterized protein LOC143224145 — translation MWRQPVLFLSTMCVLGAAGGVVSLNPLLTTDTQNDDLTDVKEVNVPPEDFGYYQFGPWSKNGNMLVIGSHDSDPEWDPKSQNIITTKRQFGAWGGKRNDHVEDENDSGDLGKRQFKPWGGKRNTAFSQGLIPSMKRQFDPWGGKRGFNPWGGKRGFNPWGGKRGFNAWGGKRGFNPWGGKRNFNAWGGK, via the coding sequence ATGTGGCGTCAGcctgttctcttcttatcaactATGTGTGTCTTGGGAGCGGCTGGAGGAGTTGTTTCTTTGAACCCTTTGTTGACCACAGATACTCAGAATGACGACCTGACGGACGTTAAAGAGGTAAACGTTCCTCCAGAGGACTTTGGATATTATCAATTCGGTCCATGGAGCAAAAACGGGAACATGCTGGTTATTGGAAGTCATGACAGCGATCCGGAATGGGAcccaaaatctcaaaatatcattACGACCAAAAGACAGTTTGGAGCCTGGGGTGGTAAAAGAAACGATCACGTAGAAGATGAGAATGATTCTGGAGATCTCGGGAAAAGACAATTTAAACCATGGGGAGGAAAACGAAACACAGCATTTTCTCAAGGTTTAATCCCTAGCATGAAACGCCAGTTTGATCCCTGGGGCGGGAAAAGGGGATTTAACCCATGGGGTGGAAAAAGGGGATTTAACCCATGGGGTGGAAAAAGGGGATTTAACGCTTGGGGCGGGAAAAGAGGGTTTAACCCATGGGGTGGAAAGAGGAATTTCAACGCTTGGGGtggaaagtaa
- the LOC143223905 gene encoding uncharacterized protein LOC143223905, which produces MKGKKEDFDEKRGKKDRILMKKEKEEKKDFDEKRESPFFGLRGKKQNFDEKRDSPFFGLRGKRQDFDEKRDSPFFGLRGKKQNFDEKRDSPFFGLRGKKEDFDGKREGPFFGLRGKRQDFDEKRDSPFFGLRGKKQNFDEKRDSPFFGLRGKKQNFDEKRDSPFFGLRGKKQNFDEKRDSPFFGLRGKKQNFDEKRDSPFWLKRKNRILMKKRQSILA; this is translated from the exons atgaaaggaaaaaaagaagattttgacgagaaaagaggaaaaaaagaCAGGATTTTGATGAAAAAAGAGAAA GAGGAAAAGAAGGATTTTGATGAAAAAAGAGAAAGTCCATTTTttggcttaagaggaaaaaaacagaattttgaTGAAAAAAGAGACAGTCCATTTTTTGGCTTAAGAGGAAAAAGACAGGATTTTGATGAAAAAAGAGACAGTCCATTTTttggcttaagaggaaaaaaacaaaattttgatgaaaaaagaGACAGTCcatttttcggcttaagaggaaaaaaagaggattttgatggCAAAAGAGAAGGTCCATTTTTTGGCTTAAGAGGAAAGAGACAGGATTTTGATGAAAAAAGAGACAGTCcatttttcggcttaagaggaaaaaaacaaaattttgatgaaaaaagaGACAGTCCATTTTttggcttaagaggaaaaaaacaaaattttgatgaaaaaagaGACAGTCCATTTTttggcttaagaggaaaaaaacaaaattttgatgaaaaaagaGACAGTCCATTTTttggcttaagaggaaaaaaacaaaattttgatgaaaaaagaGACAGTCCATTTTGGCTTAAGAGGAAAAACAGGATTTTGATGAAAAAGAGACAGTCCATTttggcttaa